One window of Catharus ustulatus isolate bCatUst1 chromosome 3, bCatUst1.pri.v2, whole genome shotgun sequence genomic DNA carries:
- the LOC116993660 gene encoding LOW QUALITY PROTEIN: interferon-induced very large GTPase 1-like (The sequence of the model RefSeq protein was modified relative to this genomic sequence to represent the inferred CDS: inserted 1 base in 1 codon; substituted 1 base at 1 genomic stop codon), which produces MASQEDTQEGDAKAQLLAEAFQEEGLDAGFWLPKCXQILGIECREALQLLEYKEYLKLECEVQHPWEKKALQKLLKIADDKTACKDVQKKQFEKSKERQEVAKQALNDLTEMLNSRWHRYSQDELREKTETLWRAMEIPKEFWPSPKKPLKEMLLSIRKHLEQQXELLTGRRENIPDTEVLRRASGGLALQGIYRTSRAGDVLATREQLLRVPEGFQLSGPEQGSVLERREFSSAAESTFTKSMEQLGFTVSVSSKFEFWGINLGLGVDHSNSPQSQDTNQSHSEQSYFSTTKFQYIPLASCYFQRHQLRLSHAALQRLQAMEWILRIPRKEDNPSFVKRCESFFSRFGSHINQGPLHFGGIFWWKASTEGFRAEQREEVKRQTSEAQNSFVRKSYGDFLGRAEEASDVSKSSTKPCIFVRAGGSSHTEIQLYAVNTGGPADTASLPQWKMGLVSDNTTWCVIDRGFKLIPVWDIILYNHRRDFESAGQMRRALRDAYRALTNESIGTIFGEELGSAVQEARDFMETVKAWEVTVDETKLLMLIELKDDLNAKTRNHSVWINVCLSHKALQDFLVNTMRSCQESPPENTTFIKEMLRNLLDPHIYSVKDFPEASFIMQWIFQTDPLLPRSPRISEIEDLIQTLQQMKEHIYTITYAPGSSASAVHEAKIKATVTSSLAIYSLLQSLQERAEKDMELLVLLIATSTGYQVESSTFQHLLGHPEIQYMAKEMEAAHEEYVNLKEQDADRAEASLLLTGLTVTPESEKLSPEQKRERLVFMEDHMKGLWSTEIKNLLQKHSAGTDWERLEQDLHSLISGCLDDKWDEHRMQNIVRGMEAVNCGLPGEEAAPECASKDGHVHPMDLQMAIFHCADDFLRQTLATFCQLALPLLLPNPDTSHIEFLLYALSQIQRSWKELEKSGKQAQTKSYNNKLIFQAQTPIVSFIRIGSSASSSKSQLLNALLSKRKHDTFFHCHCRGSTRERLLMEGVVEIAWYCPRGSPDDTFESCVAFCNLHGDARDHGAQLQFLQDISAVNVALVSDLEQMDNRGKKLLQELWQSQRPLVCLLPEKENVAAGQSSQNIKIGIKNRNEAELMDQLIKMIRDLLEGSNPCFSLEACADKARQHGFVVDANQPACETAKAKAKELVDLLKKEKLSQIKSQLLPLQGKLWYQWCKKDKELTRLQEKGNKSIEHHRSQIETEKKALRRKQLEQAFPLNPLMKSFLGFLQAQPSDTKKYFLQWMKFFMDELSCGRLEELRRDYHKLWTEILSGKKNKKIPSVNDPLQSRLDTVSDEINDSSIGLEHLLREVGQIYEALELMTSKEDNFAKLPEIAAELMVSGYPVELMDGDASYLPLRWVGAIFDSLIERLGDKRVFVLSVLGIQSSGKSTLLNAMFGLQFNVSAGRCTRGAFMQLIPVGQELQQDLGFDFVLVVDTEGLRAIEMANKQSLNHDKELATFVIGVGNMTVINIFGENPSEMQDVLQIAVQAFLRMKKVHLSPSCLFVHQNVGEATAKEQNMEGQRRLQEKLDEMTRVAAQQEFCDVSSFSDVIGFDVKTHIHYFAHLWEGNPPMAPPNPTYSHNAQQLKSKILQAAKQQSQRSILRLSGLKDRIGDLWNALLNENFVFSFKNSLEIAAYRKLESAFSQWTWRLRSHFLDVQMRLNNRIQNGDLQKVTKEHLEGLLQETSDAIEKEVEKYFREDKDCETLLQWKSSTELKLKELKETLLHEVKKKCENLIELQKEQRKLDTRKLEYEAELLRRSRELAVTLKGKSLSDRELKDNFTLVWNSWIAEVSRAARPPEWVDIDAEIQDVLLEHFKEPGFHAQIRSFPRDIRFSLEMEKHISKEKLLGYIPDPRSISSTVLKNFQYITDNVIACVKANIDKKEEEKRDYSRNFIHEILNEVQKGVDFVPSNAKCTFNRQYMIDLSLYLCKMAAERFKAMHEAFQKANDPVVYLNSKREDFFRCFKISCQGATSITTFVFFLCDKIEPALCKAVFERTAKDIAEDMKSKFPDFKSNRANLEVCILRYLAEEENFEYFKQELAEVINLPRSELKGIEQQEVTDIEFLSSAMAKSLTDLRDKLKAELADADLSSFARKPHTILAEHFSGCWEQCPFCGSVCANLIQNHDGDHQSDFHRPRALMGTRWRETDHLVIDICSSLVSSNCKFNVGDQQWICYKKYRNAGPPYSTWNIVPDSSTQVYWKWFVSHFRAELEDLYNKKFQGKGEISEAWQRITKQEALSDLDTCLATSMGRKNHSGSAV; this is translated from the exons ATGGCTTCGCAGGAGGACACACAAGAGGGAGATGCaaaggcacagctcctggcagaggcaTTTCAGGAGGAAGGACTGGATGCTGGATTCTGGCTGCCCAAGT CACAGATCCTGGGAATCGAGTGCAGAGAAGCCCTGCAACTTTTGGAATACAAAGAGTACCTCAAACTGGAGTGTGAGGTACAGCATCCCTGGGAGAAAAAGGCGCTCCAGAAACTCCTGAAAATAGCAGATGACAAAACAGCCTGTAAAGACGTGCAGAAGAAGCAATTTGAGAAGTCAAAGGAAAGGCAAGAAGTGGCCAAACAAGCCCTGAACGATCTGACAGAAATGCTCAACAGCCGCTGGCACAGGTACAGCCAGGATGAGCTGAGGGAGAAAACAGAGACTCTGTGGCGAGCCATGGAGATTCCCAAAGAGTTCTGGCCATCACCAAAGAAACCTttgaaggaaatgctgctgagcATCCGTaagcacctggagcagcagtaGGAGTTGTtgacaggcaggagggagaacaTCCCtgacactgaggtgctgaggCGGGCATCGGGGGGACTGGCCCTGCAGGGCATCTACAgaaccagcagagctggagatgtgCTGGCAACAcgagagcagctcctcagggttCCTGAGGGATTCCAGCTCTCTGGTCCAGAGCAAGGATCAGTGCTTGAGAGGAGGGAgttctcctctgcagcagaatCCACTTTCACCAAGtccatggagcagctggggtTCACCGTGAGCGTTTCTTCCAAATTTGAATTCTGGGGGATTAATCTGGGGTTGGGTGTAGATCACAGCAACTCCCCACAGTCACAGGACACCAACCAGTCCCACTCTGAGCAGAGCTACTTCAGCACCACCAAGTTCCAGTACATCCCCCTGGCCTCCTGCTACTTCCAAAGGCATCAGCTTCGCCTCTCGCATGCGGCTCTGCAGAGGCTTCAAGCCATGGAGTGGATTTTGCGCATCCCTAGGAAAGAAGACAACCCCAGCTTTGTAAAGAGGTGTGAGAGCTTCTTCAGCAGGTTTGGGTCCCACATAAACCAGGGTCCCCTCCACTTTGGGGGAATATTCTGGTGGAAGGCGTCCACAGAAGGATTCCGAGCCGAGCAGCGGGAAGAGGTGAAGCGACAAACGTCTgaagcacagaacagctttgTCAGGAAGAGCTATGGTGACTTCCTGGGGAGGGCAGAAGAGGCCTCGGATGTTTCTAAATCCAGCACAAAGCCCTGTATCTTCGTAAGAGCAGGAGGGAGTTCCCATACAGAAATTCAGCTCTACGCAGTCAACACAGGGGGCCCAGCAGACACAGCTTCTCTACCTCAGTGGAAAATGGGGCTCGTGTCAGATAACACAACGTGGTGCGTTATCGACCGCGGATTTAAGTTGATCCCAGTGTGGGACATCATCCTCTACAATCACCGCAGGGATTTTGAGTCTGCTGGTCAGATGAGAAGAGCCCTCAGAGATGCCTACAGAGCGCTGACGAATGAGAGCATTGGCACCATTTTTGGAGAGGAACTGGGCAGTGCAGTGCAAGAGGCCAGAGATTTCATGGAGACTGTGAAGGCCTGGGAGGTGACGGTGGATGAAACGAAGCTGCTCATGCTGATAGAGCTCAAAGATGATCTGAATGCAAAAACCAGGAACCACAGTGTGTGGATCAACGTGTGCCTGTCCCACAAAGCCCTGCAGGACTTCCTGGTGAACACCATGCGGAGCTGCCAGGAGTCACCTCCAGAAAACACCACCTTTATCAAGGAAATGTTGAGAAACCTCCTGGATCCTCATATCTACTCTGTCAAGGACTTCCCTGAGGCTTCTTTCATTATGCAATGGATCTTCCAGACTGACCCGCTGCTTCCCAGATCTCCCAGAATCTCTGAGATCGAAGACCTCATCCAAACACTGCAGCAAATGAAGGAGCACATCTATACTATCACCTACGCACCAGGAagctctgcttctgctgttCATGAAGCAAAGATAAAAGCCACTGTGACCAGCAGCCTCGCCATTTATTCCTTACTCCAGTCTCTGCAGGAACGGGCtgagaaggacatggaactgttgGTGCTCTTGATTGCGACCAGCACAGGGTACCAGGTGGAAAGCAGCACTTTCCAGCACCTCCTTGGACATCCAGAAATTCAGTACATGGCCAAGGAAATGGAAGCGGCACATGAGGAGTACGTGAACCTGAAGGAACAGGATGCTGACAGAGCTGAGGCCTCCCTTCTGCTGACAGGTCTGACTGTGACACCAGAAAGTGAAAAGCTGTCCCCTGAGCAGAAGAGGGAGCGTTTAGTTTTCATGGAAGATCACATGAAAGGCTTGTGGtccacagagataaagaatCTCCTCCAAAAGCACAGCGCAGGCACAGACTGGGAGAGGCTGGAACAGGACTTGCATTCCTTGATCAGTGGGTGCTTGGATGACAAATGGGATGAACACAGAATGCAGAACATAGTAAGAGGTATGGAAGCTGTTAACTGTGGATTACCAGGTGAG GAAGCAGCCCCAGAATGTGCAAGCAAGGATGGCCATGTGCACCCCATGGACCTGCAGATGGCCATTTTCCACTGTGCTGATGACTTCCTGAGACAGACCCTTGCAACGTTCTGCCAACTGgcgctgcctctgctgctgcccaaccCGGACACTTCACACATTGAGTTCCTGCTCTATGCCCTCAGCCAAATccaaaggagctggaaagaGTTGGAGAAGTCAGGAAAGCAGGCCCAAACAAAGAGTTACAACAACAAACTCATCTTCCAGGCACAGACTCCCATCGTGTCCTTCATCCGCATTGGCAGCTCGGCCTCCTCTTCCAAGTCTCAGCTCCTGAACGCTCTGCTGAGCAAACGCAAACACGACACTTTCTTCCACTGccactgcagaggcagcaccagAGAGCGCTTGCTGATGGAAGGGGTGGTGGAGATCGCCTGGTACTGCCCCCGTGGAAGCCCTGATGACACCTTTGAGAGCTGCGTGGCTTTCTGTAACCTGCATGGAGACGCCAGGGATCACGGAGCacagctgcagttcctgcaggacATATCTGCTGTCAATGTGGCTCTTGTGTCTGATTTGGAGCAGATGGACAACAGGGGGAAAAagcttctgcaggagctgtggcagtcACAAAGGCCTTTGGTTTGTCTTCTCCCAGAAAAAGAGAACGTTGCAGCTGGACAATCCagccaaaatataaaaataggaATCAAGAACAGAAACGAAGCAGAACTGATGGACCAGTTGATCAAAATGATCAGGGATCTTCTGGAAGGGTCTAATCCATGTTTCAGCCTGGAGGCCTGTGCGGACAAAGCTCGCCAGCACGGATTTGTGGTGGATGCAAATCAACCTGCGTGTGAGACAGCCAAAGCAAAGGCAAAGGAGCTGGTGGACCTTCTGAAGAAAGAGAAGCTGTCTCAGATcaaatcccagctgctgccacttcAAGGAAAACTGTGGTACCAGTGGTGCAAAAAGGACAAAGAACTCACTCgcctgcaggagaaggggaacAAGAGCATTGAGCATCATCGCAGCCAAATTGAAACTGAGAAGAAAGCACTAAGAAGAAAGCAACTTGAGCAAGCTTTCCCTCTCAACCCACTGATGAAATCATTCCTTGGCTTTCTCCAGGCCCAGCCATCTGATACCAAGAAGTATTTCTTGCAGTGGATGAAGTTCTTTATGGATGAGCTGTCCTGTGGTCGCCTTGAAGAACTGAGGAGAGACTATCACAAGTTATGGACTGAAATCCtgtcagggaagaaaaacaagaaaataccCAGTGTAAATGATCCATTGCAGAGTCGCTTGGATACTGTCTCTGATGAAATCAATGATTCATCCATTGGCCTGGAGCACCTTCTGAGAGAAGTAGGTCAGATTTATGAAGCTCTGGAATTAATGACCTCCAAGGAAGACAATTTTGCCAAACTGCCAGAAattgcagcagagctgatggtTTCGGGGTATCCTGTGGAGCTGATGGATGGGGACGCTTCTTACCTGCCCCTGCGCTGGGTGGGAGCAATCTTTGACAGCTTAATTGAGAGGCTGGGGGACAAACGAGTGTTTGTGCTCTCCGTGCTCGGCATCCAGAGCTCAGGCAAGTCCACCCTGCTGAATGCCATGTTTGGTCTGCAGTTCAACGTCAGCGCGGGGAGATGCACCCGTGGAGCCTTCATGCAGCTCATCccagtggggcaggagctgcagcaagaCTTGGGCTTTGATTTTGTGCTGGTGGTTGACACAGAGGGACTTCGTGCCATCGAGATGGCCAATAAACAGTCCCTGAACCATGACAAGGAGCTGGCCACCTTTGTCATTGGTGTTGGCAACATGACTGTGATCAATATTTTTGGAGAAAATCCATCAGAAATGCAAGATGTTCTCCAGATCGCTGTGCAGGCTTTCCTGAGGATGAAGAAAGTCCATCTTTCCCCAAGCTGCCTCTTTGTGCACCAGAATGTGGGAGAAGCAACTGCCAAGGAGCAGAACATGGAAGGACAAAGGCGTTTACAGGAAAAGCTGGATGAAATGACCAGGGTAGCTGCtcagcaggaattctgtgaCGTCTCCTCCTTCAGCGACGTCATTGGCTTTGATGTGAAGACCCACATTCACTACTTTGCTCACCTGTGGGAAGGAAACCCCCCAATGGCACCACCCAACCCCACCTACAGCCACAACGCCCAGCAACTCAAGAGCAAAATCCTCCAGGCTGCCAAGCAGCAGTCACAGCGCAGCATTTTGAGGCTCTCAGGCCTGAAAGATCGTATTGGTGACCTCTGGAATGCTTTGCTGAatgaaaactttgttttcagcTTCAAGAATTCCCTGGAGATTGCTGCATACAGGAAACTGGAAAGTGCCTTTAGTCAATGGACCTGGAGGCTGAGGAGTCACTTCTTAGATGTACAGATGAGACTGAACAACAGAATTCAGAATGGGGACTTGCAGAAGGTCACCAAAGAACACCTTGAAGGGCTGCTGCAAGAGACAAGTGATGCCATTgagaaagaagtggaaaagtATTTCAGGGAAGACAAAGACTGTGAGACACTGCTCCAGTGGAAATCAAGTACAGAGCTGAAGCTGAAAGAACTGAAAGAGACTCTTCTTCatgaagtgaaaaagaaatgtgagaatCTGATTGAGCtacagaaggagcagaggaaactGGATACAAGGAAGTTGGAATATGAAGCTGAGCTCCTGAGAAGGAGTAGGGAGCTGGCTGTGACTCTGAAAGGGAAGAGCCTCAGTGACAGAGAACTGAAGGACAACTTTACTCTTGTCTGGAACAGTTGGATTGCTGAAGTGTCCCGTGCTGCTCGTCCACCAGAATGGGTGGATATTGATGCAGAAATTCAAGATGTTCTTCTAGAGCACTTTAAGGAGCCAGGTTTCCATGCACAGATCAGGTCATTTCCCAGGGACATCAGATTTTCTTTAGAGATGGAGAAGCACATCTCAAAGGAAAAGTTATTAGGTTATATTCCAGATCCCAGGAGCATTTCCAGTACTGTTCTGAAAAACTTTCAGTACATCACAGACAACGTCATAGCGTGTGTGAAGGCAAACATTGataagaaggaggaggagaaacgGGATTACAGTAGAAATTTTATTCATGAAATACTCAATGAAGTACAGAAAGGCGTGGACTTTGTGCCCAGCAATGCAAAATGTACTTTTAACAGACAGTACATGATAGATTTGTCTCTGTATCTGTGCAAAATGGCAGCAGAAAGGTTTAAAGCCATGCATGAAGCATTCCAAAAGGCAAATGACCCAGTTGTGTACCTGAACAGCAAGAGAGAAGATTTCTTCCGATGTTTCAAGATTTCCTGCCAAGGAGCCACTTCAATCacaacttttgttttttttctgtgtgacaaGATTGAACCAGCTCTTTGCAAGGCAGTCTTTGAGAGGACGGCTAAAGACATTGCTGAGGACATGAAGAGCAAATTCCCAGACTTCAAGAGCAACAGAGCCAATCTGGAAGTTTGCATCCTTAGATACCtggcagaagaagaaaattttgagTATTTCAAGCA GGAACTGGCAGAGGTGATCAACTTGCCCAGAAGTGAGCTGAAGGGCATCGAGCAACAGGAAGTCACAGACATTGAATTcctcagcagtgccatggcaaaATCTCTTACTGACCTGAGGGACAAGCTCAAGGCAGAATTGGCTGATGCTGACCTGAGCTCGTTTGCAAGGAAACCCCACACCATCCTGGCAGAGCATTTTTcagggtgctgggagcagtgtccCTTTTGTGGCTCTGTCTGCGCAAACCTGATACAGAACCATGATGGAGACCATCAGTCAGACTTCCATCGTCCACGTGCTTTGATGGGAACCAGGTGGCGTGAGACAGACCACCTGGTCATTGATATTTGTTCCAGCCTTGTTTCAAGCAACTGTAAATTCAATGTTGGTGATCAACAATGGATCTGCTACAAGAAATACCGCAATGCAGGACCTCCTTATTCTACTTGGAACATTGTTCCTGATTCATCCACGCAGGTGTACTGGAAATGGTTTGTGTCTCAtttcagggcagagctggaagatTTGTACAATAAGAAATTTCAGGGCAAAGGAGAAATCTCTGAGGCGTGGCAGAGAATTACCAAGCAGGAAGCACTGTCTGACCTTGACACGTGTTTGGCTACATCCATGGGAAGGAAGAACCACAGTGGCTCGGCAGTTTAG